From Alteromonas sp. RKMC-009, one genomic window encodes:
- the benC gene encoding benzoate 1,2-dioxygenase electron transfer component BenC: MSFKVALNFEDGVTRVIECNDGETVLDAAYRAHVKLPMDCSDGVCGTCKGTCKQGKYDLGDEYIDEALTDDEAADGVVLTCQMVPESNVVVSIPAASSLCSSGPQSLTATVETVQSLSETTIELNVTLSEPLQFLPGQYVNLGIPGSDDSRAYSFSSAPGAQKASFLIRNVPNGKMSSYLRDKAAPGDELPLTGPLGSFYLRAVERPVLMLAGGTGLAPILSMLELIAEEGAEKQVFLLYGVTNVDDLVKLEALNAFAEKMSNFSYATVVVNPDSKHEKLGFVTEHMNAVPFAIADADTYLCGPPPMVDAVRQYFKQEATEPASFHYEKFNPSTPKEKAA, encoded by the coding sequence ATGTCTTTTAAAGTTGCGCTCAATTTTGAGGACGGGGTTACCCGCGTAATCGAATGCAATGATGGTGAAACAGTTCTCGATGCTGCTTATCGGGCTCATGTGAAACTGCCAATGGACTGCTCCGACGGTGTTTGCGGAACCTGTAAAGGTACGTGCAAGCAGGGAAAATACGATTTAGGTGATGAGTACATAGATGAAGCGCTGACAGATGACGAAGCTGCTGATGGTGTGGTTCTCACTTGTCAAATGGTGCCGGAATCAAATGTAGTCGTCAGTATTCCCGCAGCTTCATCACTCTGTTCATCCGGACCACAGAGCCTTACTGCTACTGTAGAGACTGTGCAGTCTTTATCGGAGACAACAATTGAACTTAATGTGACGTTGTCCGAACCACTGCAGTTTCTTCCTGGACAGTACGTCAATCTGGGGATTCCGGGGTCAGATGACAGCAGGGCATATTCTTTCAGCTCGGCACCGGGCGCACAAAAAGCCAGCTTTCTTATCAGAAACGTTCCCAACGGTAAGATGAGCTCATATCTTCGAGATAAGGCTGCGCCTGGTGACGAGCTCCCCCTTACCGGCCCATTAGGTAGCTTCTATTTGCGTGCAGTTGAAAGACCTGTGCTAATGCTTGCCGGAGGGACTGGTCTTGCACCTATTCTGTCGATGTTAGAGCTGATTGCAGAAGAGGGAGCTGAGAAACAGGTATTTTTACTTTACGGCGTAACAAATGTAGATGATTTGGTGAAGCTGGAAGCATTGAACGCGTTCGCAGAAAAAATGAGTAATTTCTCTTATGCAACCGTTGTGGTGAATCCGGATAGTAAGCATGAGAAATTAGGCTTTGTTACTGAACACATGAATGCGGTTCCATTTGCAATTGCAGACGCCGATACCTATTTGTGCGGACCACCTCCTATGGTCGATGCCGTAAGGCAATATTTCAAACAGGAAGCAACTGAGCCGGCAAGCTTCCATTATGAGAAATTCAATCCGAGCACCCCGAAAGAGAAAGCCGCATGA
- a CDS encoding 1,6-dihydroxycyclohexa-2,4-diene-1-carboxylate dehydrogenase, with protein sequence MNRRFEGQVIVVTGAGQGIGLRVAERASEEGAKVVLVDRASHIHEIASSLVKQGKEAIAVEADLETWEGAVGAVENAKAHFGHIDKLINNVGGTIWAKPYEHYQPSEIEKEVRRSLFPTLWCCRAVLPALLENGHGAIVNVSSVATRGVNRVPYAAAKGGVNALTVALAFEYAEYNIRVNATAPGGTDAPARIIPRNEQQQSDEEAIWYQQIVDQTKNTSFMGRYGTLDEQASAILFLASDEASYITGTILPVAGGDCG encoded by the coding sequence ATGAACCGGCGTTTTGAGGGGCAAGTTATAGTAGTGACTGGTGCCGGGCAGGGAATTGGTCTTCGGGTAGCAGAACGTGCATCAGAAGAGGGAGCTAAAGTCGTTTTGGTGGACCGTGCCAGTCATATTCACGAAATTGCTTCTTCGCTTGTGAAACAAGGCAAAGAAGCTATTGCAGTTGAGGCTGATCTTGAGACCTGGGAAGGGGCTGTTGGCGCTGTTGAGAATGCTAAGGCCCATTTCGGCCACATTGACAAGCTCATCAACAATGTGGGAGGTACGATCTGGGCCAAGCCTTATGAGCACTATCAACCTTCAGAGATAGAAAAAGAAGTACGCCGTTCTTTATTCCCTACACTCTGGTGTTGCAGGGCTGTACTTCCTGCTTTACTTGAAAATGGTCATGGCGCTATTGTGAATGTGTCTTCTGTCGCGACCCGCGGGGTAAACCGTGTGCCATATGCTGCTGCCAAAGGCGGCGTAAACGCACTAACTGTGGCGCTTGCATTTGAATATGCGGAGTATAACATCCGCGTAAATGCCACGGCACCGGGTGGCACTGACGCGCCGGCCAGAATCATCCCAAGGAATGAACAGCAGCAATCTGACGAAGAAGCAATCTGGTATCAGCAGATTGTTGATCAGACCAAAAATACTAGTTTCATGGGCCGTTACGGCACGTTGGATGAACAGGCTTCCGCAATTTTGTTTCTTGCGTCAGACGAAGCAAGCTACATAACTGGCACCATTTTACCGGTTGCCGGAGGAGATTGTGGCTGA
- a CDS encoding benzoate/H(+) symporter BenE family transporter, whose product MSGPSNSVFFPPLKDWSLSAAVAGVLASTMGYAGPLVILFKVAEAANLSNEVLTSWIWGMSIASGLLCGWFSLRYRIPLLFAWNAPGSALLVTLVPGMAWSEVIGAYVMAGVILLLLGISGAFEKLVRRLPLSVAAALLAGILVHFSLDLFSQMSGSPMLGITMFVAYIILRQLLPRYTIMLTVAIGVLVLLATYDLSFSDVQWKVSVPQWYWPTFSITSLFSIAIPLVLVAVSGQFITGIAILRQDKYDPPANSIVAGSGLLSILFAPTACHGVNLSAITAAICTGKDANPDPGKRYFGPVVAMLWYLMFGLFSAALVSIIQSFPAAFIAMVAGIALLGALEGSLNAAMSQPTQREAALCTFLVTASDLSLLGLSSAFWGLIFGGGIVLVQSFLLRKNQ is encoded by the coding sequence ATGTCCGGACCTTCTAATTCTGTATTTTTTCCTCCATTGAAAGACTGGTCGCTGTCCGCTGCAGTTGCCGGTGTTTTGGCTTCTACAATGGGTTATGCGGGGCCGCTTGTTATTCTTTTTAAGGTTGCAGAAGCTGCGAATCTGAGCAATGAAGTACTGACATCCTGGATATGGGGGATGTCAATTGCCAGTGGTTTGTTGTGCGGCTGGTTCAGTTTGAGATACCGGATACCATTGCTGTTTGCCTGGAACGCGCCGGGCTCAGCATTACTGGTAACGCTTGTTCCGGGTATGGCGTGGAGTGAGGTGATTGGCGCTTACGTAATGGCTGGCGTAATTCTGTTGCTGCTTGGAATTTCCGGGGCTTTTGAAAAGTTAGTCAGACGACTACCGCTTTCAGTTGCGGCGGCCTTACTAGCAGGCATTCTTGTGCATTTTAGTCTGGATTTATTTTCGCAGATGTCCGGCTCGCCAATGCTTGGAATCACTATGTTCGTTGCCTATATTATTTTGAGGCAGCTTTTACCTCGTTATACCATTATGCTCACTGTGGCTATTGGTGTGTTGGTACTTCTGGCCACCTACGATTTATCTTTTTCAGATGTGCAATGGAAAGTATCTGTGCCTCAGTGGTACTGGCCAACATTTTCAATCACGTCTCTTTTCAGTATCGCCATACCTTTGGTGCTGGTTGCTGTAAGCGGTCAGTTCATTACTGGGATCGCTATCCTGCGACAGGACAAATATGATCCGCCGGCAAATTCTATTGTTGCCGGTAGCGGATTGTTAAGTATTTTGTTCGCTCCTACAGCCTGTCATGGCGTTAATCTTTCGGCTATCACAGCTGCAATTTGTACCGGTAAAGACGCTAACCCGGATCCGGGGAAGCGGTATTTCGGACCAGTAGTCGCAATGCTCTGGTATCTTATGTTTGGTCTGTTTAGTGCTGCTTTAGTCAGTATTATTCAATCATTTCCGGCCGCATTCATTGCGATGGTAGCTGGTATAGCACTATTAGGCGCCCTCGAAGGCTCGCTAAATGCCGCTATGAGCCAACCCACACAGCGAGAAGCGGCATTGTGTACATTTCTGGTAACAGCGTCTGATCTGTCATTGCTAGGGCTATCTTCTGCTTTTTGGGGGCTGATATTTGGTGGCGGGATCGTATTAGTTCAGAGTTTTTTACTTCGCAAAAATCAATAG
- a CDS encoding tannase/feruloyl esterase family alpha/beta hydrolase — protein MIRTKKNTQFQKLLFNRNLIYAALFMPVVALTGCGDDEPDDGDIAELPSETVLSCDDSFITSLETDSETSVLLVHAFAQGDEITLDGSETNMTAAVDMCLVKILVGPGNPGTDGLPSTSQGIGVEIWLPGPQNWNGRIRNLGGGGWAGGSQTSLTEIGNSQASLVAEQGFVVGTTDTGHTVTGTGSFAMDENGSVNERLWEDFADRALEKLAEKTKDIVKQYYGKEEDYAYWDGCSTGGRQGYKMAQEHPEYYDGYLNQAPAINWTRFITNELYPQIVMQQELGGPIASEKLALVSGAAVSACDVINDQHLGFIVDPNSCAYNPLKDEEVLCAGEVGDGVTGISESSACVSEAEAVAINKIWYGQTVDGTAPDPDEDNAGNAFLTAEHKQLWWGLDRGTNLEYLSGSIFGPFSISSDLVALELQDPTIATPTFRNSTGNGEDGWKLLSYADLAYAYTEGLALQNWFGNINTDNPDLSSAKESGARIISYHGLADQLITADGSINYFNRVADKMGGMENVQDFNRLYLIPGYGHCRGIGSVNGTESPELNANNVPLPAPEQFFNLLMDWVENGVAPPDDVILSSADDSVTMPVCSYPKKAVYSGTGSITDASSYTCE, from the coding sequence ATGATTCGTACAAAGAAAAACACACAATTCCAAAAGCTTTTATTTAATCGAAATCTCATTTACGCAGCGTTGTTTATGCCAGTTGTTGCCCTGACGGGCTGCGGTGATGATGAACCTGATGATGGTGATATTGCCGAGCTCCCCTCAGAAACAGTTTTGAGTTGTGATGACAGTTTCATCACAAGCCTTGAAACAGACTCAGAAACCAGTGTCCTTCTGGTGCATGCATTTGCTCAGGGCGATGAGATAACTCTGGATGGATCCGAAACAAACATGACTGCAGCGGTAGACATGTGTCTTGTAAAGATACTGGTTGGGCCCGGGAATCCGGGTACTGATGGATTGCCTTCGACTTCACAAGGTATCGGGGTAGAAATATGGTTACCTGGTCCCCAAAACTGGAATGGCAGAATCCGGAACCTTGGCGGAGGTGGGTGGGCAGGTGGCTCACAAACATCACTTACAGAAATAGGTAACAGCCAGGCTTCTCTGGTAGCGGAACAGGGATTTGTGGTAGGAACTACTGATACTGGTCACACGGTAACAGGAACTGGCTCTTTCGCTATGGACGAAAACGGTTCTGTCAATGAGAGGTTATGGGAAGATTTTGCTGACCGCGCACTTGAAAAGCTCGCGGAAAAAACAAAAGACATAGTTAAGCAATACTATGGTAAAGAGGAAGATTATGCATATTGGGATGGTTGCTCTACTGGAGGTCGTCAGGGTTATAAGATGGCTCAGGAGCATCCTGAATATTACGATGGCTATTTAAATCAAGCTCCTGCAATTAATTGGACTCGTTTTATTACCAATGAGTTATATCCTCAGATAGTGATGCAACAGGAGCTGGGTGGTCCTATTGCTTCAGAAAAACTGGCGTTAGTTAGTGGAGCGGCGGTAAGTGCATGTGATGTTATCAACGACCAGCACTTAGGTTTCATCGTTGATCCTAACTCTTGTGCTTACAATCCCCTGAAAGATGAGGAAGTTCTGTGTGCAGGAGAAGTTGGTGATGGGGTTACCGGTATTAGTGAAAGCAGCGCATGTGTATCGGAGGCCGAGGCGGTAGCAATTAATAAAATTTGGTATGGTCAAACCGTTGACGGAACCGCACCAGATCCAGACGAAGATAATGCTGGAAATGCATTCCTCACAGCGGAACATAAACAATTGTGGTGGGGGTTAGACCGCGGTACTAATCTGGAGTATTTGTCTGGCAGTATTTTTGGCCCGTTCTCAATCTCTTCTGACCTGGTAGCGTTGGAATTGCAAGATCCAACAATTGCGACTCCGACTTTCAGGAATTCAACCGGGAATGGCGAAGATGGTTGGAAATTGCTAAGTTACGCTGACTTAGCGTATGCATATACTGAAGGTTTAGCGTTACAAAATTGGTTTGGTAATATAAATACTGATAATCCGGACTTATCTTCGGCTAAAGAGAGTGGAGCCCGGATCATCAGTTATCACGGTCTCGCGGACCAGTTAATTACCGCAGACGGATCAATAAACTATTTTAATCGTGTCGCAGATAAAATGGGAGGAATGGAAAATGTTCAGGATTTCAATCGTCTTTATTTAATACCTGGCTATGGACATTGTAGAGGCATAGGATCTGTAAACGGCACGGAAAGCCCGGAACTAAACGCCAATAATGTGCCTCTTCCGGCCCCTGAGCAATTCTTTAATCTACTTATGGATTGGGTAGAAAATGGCGTTGCTCCGCCCGATGATGTGATCCTCAGCTCAGCTGATGATAGTGTGACAATGCCCGTCTGTTCATATCCGAAAAAGGCAGTTTATAGCGGCACTGGATCTATTACAGATGCATCAAGTTACACGTGTGAATGA